The following are encoded together in the Oncorhynchus gorbuscha isolate QuinsamMale2020 ecotype Even-year linkage group LG03, OgorEven_v1.0, whole genome shotgun sequence genome:
- the trim33 gene encoding E3 ubiquitin-protein ligase TRIM33 isoform X4 — MFLRCLHPLTLVEEGTQAATAGGAGSTSSSPVGNTNGGTTESSGAGDIAGTSPTFATEMSPPPTVPPANPVTPINLMDTCAVCKQSLQTRDCEPKLLPCLHSFCLKCIPQPERQVTVQVPGPNGQPDTHIVNVMRCIVCCQDCKQSDIIDNYFVKDTTEASNTSDEKSAQMCTSCEDNADTIGFCAECGEWLCKTCIEAHQRVKITKDHKIRKKEDVSEESVSVSGQRPVFCPVHKQEPLKLFCETCDTLTCRDCQLLEHKEHRYQFLEEAFQNQKGFIETHMAKLQEKKTYVHYSHAHVTSRLKEVTETHRKVEHEIKIAVFTLINEINKKGKCLLQQLESVTKERSMKLFSQQTDIANLARQILHVLNFTHSAINSGSSTALLYSKRLIIYQLRKVLKAGLEPVPQANGSVRFFCDPTFWAKNVVNLVGNLVIEKMPQAQHPPNIMVGPISPGHGHPGHGKHPGQINLAQLRLQHMQQQAFAQQKQQQQQQQQHQQPHQQQQQHQQRIQEQMRIASQMSQQHPRQGGPPMVQQQPPRLISMQAQQRGPMNGGPLMYPPHHMRLAPGQGRMPSPSAQPRMPNGQQYPAMMQPQLQRQHSNPGHAGPFPVASLHNVSAANPTSPTSASMASAHAHRGPASPIVGAIELIPSVTNPENLPCLPDIPPIQLEDAGSSSLDALLSRWISASTYPQLGLWPPVDMNPSPGLSTHSPGSSGLSNSHTPVRPSSTSSTGSRGSCGSAGRPVPASAPMEQQVKVKQEPGIEKDCGFSGTTTSNVKTERVKDGGRSACMMSSPEISRTPPLPVLGSVASASSVQDALKKLGEHIKTEPQDQEACSGANGPSKATSTSPSTKASDAPLTNSKGAGPATLRTPRTAMGTNQSGAGGKDDDPNEDWCAVCNNGGELLCCDRCPKVFHITCHIPTLKCSPSGEWMCTFCRSLASPEMEYEPDDEPRGEKDTSEQGLSPEDQRRCERLLLNVFCHELSEGFQEPVPPSIPNYYKIIKKPMDLTLVKQKLQLKHVQHYQSPIEFVSDVRLVFSNCAKYNEMSRIIQVYDEEKQSNVQADSEVAQAGKAVSLYFEERLLELYPDESFPEVPEEPEAPVGEGEEADLTEDSEDEFVQPKRKRLKTDEKMLHIK, encoded by the exons ATGTTTCTCAGATGCCTACACCCGCTAACGTTGGTGGAGGAGGGGACGCAAGCAGCAACAGCGGGGGGGGCAGGCAGCACAAGCAGTAGCCCAGTTGGGAACACCAATGGGGGTACAACTGAGTCCTCGGGTGCTGGGGACATTGCTGGAACCTCACCGACATTCGCAACCGAAATGTCCCCACCGCCGACGGTTCCACCAGCCAACCCCGTCACCCCAATAAACCTTATGGATACGTGCGCTGTGTGTAAACAAAGTCTCCAGACCCGTGACTGTGAACCCAAACTATTACCGTGTCTTCACTCATTTTGCTTGAAATGTATCCCCCAGCCAGAGCGACAAGTTACCGTACAGGTGCCCGGGCCGAACGGACAGCCAGACACCCACATAG TGAATGTGATGCGGTGCATAGTTTGTTGTCAAGACTGCAAacagagcgacatcattgacaaCTACTTTGTCAAGGACACTACCGAGGCCTCCAACACTTCAGATGAAAAATCTGCACAG ATGTGCACCAGTTGTGAGGACAACGCAGATACCATAGGCTTCTGTGCAGAATGTGGAGAGTGGTTGTGCAAGACCTGTATCGAGGCTCACCAGAGGGTCAAAATCACCAAGGACCACAAGATCCGCAAGAAAGAGGACGTCTCTGAGG agtCTGTAAGTGTGTCGGGTCAGAGacctgtgttctgtcctgtccaCAAACAGGAGCCCCTGAAACTCTTTTGTGAAACCTGTGACACACTCACCTGTCGGGACTGCCAACTTCTGGAGCACAAGGAGCACAG GTACCAATTTCTGGAGGAGGCCTTCCAGAACCAGAAAGGCTTCATTGAGACACACATGGCCAAATTGCAGGAGAAAAAGACCTATGTCCACTATTCTCACGCTCATGTGACAAGCAG GCTAAAGGAAGTTACTGAGACCCATAGGAAGGTGGAGCATGAGATCAAGATAGCTGTGTTTACTCTTATCAATGAAATCAACAAGAAGGGCAAGTGTTTACTGCAGCAACTTGAG AGTGTGACTAAGGAGAGGAGCATGAAGCTGTTTTCCCAGCAGACAGACATCGCCAACCTGGCCAGGCAGATCCTCCACGTGCTCAACTTTACCCACTCTGCCATTAACAGCGGCAGCAGCACCGCCCTGCTTTATAGCAAGAGGCTG ATCATCTACCAGCTGCGCAAGGTTCTGAAGGCTGGACTGGAACCAGTGCCTCAGGCTAATGGTTCTGTTCGCTTCTTCTGTGACCCCACATTCTGGGCTAAGAATGTGGTCAACCTAG tAGGGAACCTGGTGATTGAGAAGATGCCCCAGGCTCAGCACCCTCCCAACATTATGGTGGGGCCCATCTCCCCGGGCCATGGCCACCCAGGCCACGGAAAACACCCAGGGCAGATCAACCTGGCTCAGCTCCGGCTGCAGCACATGCAGCAGCAAGCCTTCGCCCAGCAgaaacaacagcaacagcagcagcagcagcaccaacAACCACaccagcaacaacagcagcaccAACAGAGGATCCAGGAGCAGATGCGTATTGCTTCCCAAATGTCCCAGCAGCACCCTAGGCAGGGTGGACCTCCGATGGTACAGCAACAG CCCCCGCGCCTCATCAGCATGCAGGCCCAGCAGAGGGGCCCCATGAACGGCGGTCCCCTCATGTACCCCCCCCACCACATGCGCCTGGCCCCGGGACAGGGCCGCATGCCCAGCCCCAGCGCCCAGCCACGCATGCCCAATGGCCAGCAGTACCCCGCCATGATGCAGCCCCAGCTGCAGAGACAG CATTCTAACCCAGGTCATGCTGGACCCTTCCCAGTGGCCTCTCTCCACAACGTGAGCGCTGCCAACCCCACCAGTCCCACCAGTGCCAGCATGGCTAGTGCCCATGCCCACCGTGGCCCCGCCAGCCCCATAGTGGGTGCCATTGAGCTCATACCCTCTGTCACCAACCCAGAGAACCTGCCCTGCCTACCAGACATCCCTCCCATTCAG ctggaagatgCAGGCTCCAGCAGTCTGGACGCCCTCCTGAGTCGCTGGATCTCAGCCAGCACATACCCTCAGCTGGGCTTGTGGCCCCCCGTGGACATGAACCCCTCCCCGGGACTCTCCACACACTCACCTGGCTCCTCAG GCTTATCAAACTCCCACACGCCCGTGCGGCCATCCAGTACTTCCAGCACAGGAAGCAGGGGCAG ctGTGGCTCTGCGGGGAGGCCAGTGCCAGCGAGCGCCCCAATGGAACAGCAGGTCAAAGTCAAGCAGGAGCCCGGAATTGAGAAGGACTGTGGCTTCTCAGGAACCACCACCTCCAACGTCAAAACGGAACGagtgaaggatggagggaggagcgCGTGCATG ATGAGTAGTCCAGAGATCAGCCGGACTCCCCCTCTCCCCGTGCTGGGCTCTGTGGCTTCTGCCTCCTCTGTCCAGGATGCCCTCAAGAAGTTGGGGGAGCACATCAAaactgagccccaggaccaggaGGCCTGCAGCGGGGCCAACGGGCCAAGCAAAGCCACTAGCACGAGCCCATCCACTAAGGCCTCAGACGCCCCGCTGACCAACAGCAAGGGAGCCGGACCTGCTACCCTGCGAACTCCACGCACTGCAATGGGGACCAACCAGAGCGGGGCGGGAGGAAAGGATGATGACCCCAACGAGGACTGGTGCGCCGTGTGCAACAACGGGGGAGAGCTGCTTTGCTGTGACCGCTGCCCCAAAGTCTTCCACATCACCTGTCACATCCCCACCTTGAAGTGCTCCCCGAG TGGAGAGTGGATGTGCACGTTCTGCCGGAGCCTGGCCAGCCCGGAGATGGAGTACGAGCCTGACGACGAGCCTCGTGGCGAGAAAGACACCAGTGAGCAGGGCCTGAGTCCTGAGGACCAGAGG aggtGTGAGCGTCTCCTGCTGAACGTTTTCTGCCATGAGCTCAGCGAGGGGTTCCAGGagcctgtccctccctct ATCCCTAATTACTACAAAATCATCAAGAAGCCCATGGACTTGACCCTGGTGAAACAGAAGCTACAGTTGAAGCACGTCCAGCACTACCAGAGCCCCATAGAGTTTGTCTCGGACGTGCGCCTGGTCTTCAGCAACTGTGCCAAATACAACGAG ATGTCTCGAATAATCCAGGTATATGATgaggagaaacagagtaatgtgcaG GCGGACTCAGAGGTGGCGCAGGCAGGGAAAGCCGTGAGTTTGTACTTTGAAGAGAGGCTGCTGGAGCTATACCCAGACGAAAGTTTCCCTGAGGTACCAGAGGAGCCGGAGGCCccagttggagagggagaggaggcagatcTCACAGAAGACTCAGAGGATGAGTTTGTGCAGCCTAAACGCAAGCGGTTAAAAACAGATGAAAAGATGCTTCACATCAAGTGA
- the trim33 gene encoding E3 ubiquitin-protein ligase TRIM33 isoform X5, producing MFLRCLHPLTLVEEGTQAATAGGAGSTSSSPVGNTNGGTTESSGAGDIAGTSPTFATEMSPPPTVPPANPVTPINLMDTCAVCKQSLQTRDCEPKLLPCLHSFCLKCIPQPERQVTVQVPGPNGQPDTHIVNVMRCIVCCQDCKQSDIIDNYFVKDTTEASNTSDEKSAQMCTSCEDNADTIGFCAECGEWLCKTCIEAHQRVKITKDHKIRKKEDVSEESVSVSGQRPVFCPVHKQEPLKLFCETCDTLTCRDCQLLEHKEHRYQFLEEAFQNQKGFIETHMAKLQEKKTYVHYSHAHVTSRLKEVTETHRKVEHEIKIAVFTLINEINKKGKCLLQQLESVTKERSMKLFSQQTDIANLARQILHVLNFTHSAINSGSSTALLYSKRLIIYQLRKVLKAGLEPVPQANGSVRFFCDPTFWAKNVVNLGNLVIEKMPQAQHPPNIMVGPISPGHGHPGHGKHPGQINLAQLRLQHMQQQAFAQQKQQQQQQQQHQQPHQQQQQHQQRIQEQMRIASQMSQQHPRQGGPPMVQQQPPRLISMQAQQRGPMNGGPLMYPPHHMRLAPGQGRMPSPSAQPRMPNGQQYPAMMQPQLQRQHSNPGHAGPFPVASLHNVSAANPTSPTSASMASAHAHRGPASPIVGAIELIPSVTNPENLPCLPDIPPIQLEDAGSSSLDALLSRWISASTYPQLGLWPPVDMNPSPGLSTHSPGSSGLSNSHTPVRPSSTSSTGSRGSCGSAGRPVPASAPMEQQVKVKQEPGIEKDCGFSGTTTSNVKTERVKDGGRSACMMSSPEISRTPPLPVLGSVASASSVQDALKKLGEHIKTEPQDQEACSGANGPSKATSTSPSTKASDAPLTNSKGAGPATLRTPRTAMGTNQSGAGGKDDDPNEDWCAVCNNGGELLCCDRCPKVFHITCHIPTLKCSPSGEWMCTFCRSLASPEMEYEPDDEPRGEKDTSEQGLSPEDQRRCERLLLNVFCHELSEGFQEPVPPSIPNYYKIIKKPMDLTLVKQKLQLKHVQHYQSPIEFVSDVRLVFSNCAKYNEMSRIIQVYDEEKQSNVQADSEVAQAGKAVSLYFEERLLELYPDESFPEVPEEPEAPVGEGEEADLTEDSEDEFVQPKRKRLKTDEKMLHIK from the exons ATGTTTCTCAGATGCCTACACCCGCTAACGTTGGTGGAGGAGGGGACGCAAGCAGCAACAGCGGGGGGGGCAGGCAGCACAAGCAGTAGCCCAGTTGGGAACACCAATGGGGGTACAACTGAGTCCTCGGGTGCTGGGGACATTGCTGGAACCTCACCGACATTCGCAACCGAAATGTCCCCACCGCCGACGGTTCCACCAGCCAACCCCGTCACCCCAATAAACCTTATGGATACGTGCGCTGTGTGTAAACAAAGTCTCCAGACCCGTGACTGTGAACCCAAACTATTACCGTGTCTTCACTCATTTTGCTTGAAATGTATCCCCCAGCCAGAGCGACAAGTTACCGTACAGGTGCCCGGGCCGAACGGACAGCCAGACACCCACATAG TGAATGTGATGCGGTGCATAGTTTGTTGTCAAGACTGCAAacagagcgacatcattgacaaCTACTTTGTCAAGGACACTACCGAGGCCTCCAACACTTCAGATGAAAAATCTGCACAG ATGTGCACCAGTTGTGAGGACAACGCAGATACCATAGGCTTCTGTGCAGAATGTGGAGAGTGGTTGTGCAAGACCTGTATCGAGGCTCACCAGAGGGTCAAAATCACCAAGGACCACAAGATCCGCAAGAAAGAGGACGTCTCTGAGG agtCTGTAAGTGTGTCGGGTCAGAGacctgtgttctgtcctgtccaCAAACAGGAGCCCCTGAAACTCTTTTGTGAAACCTGTGACACACTCACCTGTCGGGACTGCCAACTTCTGGAGCACAAGGAGCACAG GTACCAATTTCTGGAGGAGGCCTTCCAGAACCAGAAAGGCTTCATTGAGACACACATGGCCAAATTGCAGGAGAAAAAGACCTATGTCCACTATTCTCACGCTCATGTGACAAGCAG GCTAAAGGAAGTTACTGAGACCCATAGGAAGGTGGAGCATGAGATCAAGATAGCTGTGTTTACTCTTATCAATGAAATCAACAAGAAGGGCAAGTGTTTACTGCAGCAACTTGAG AGTGTGACTAAGGAGAGGAGCATGAAGCTGTTTTCCCAGCAGACAGACATCGCCAACCTGGCCAGGCAGATCCTCCACGTGCTCAACTTTACCCACTCTGCCATTAACAGCGGCAGCAGCACCGCCCTGCTTTATAGCAAGAGGCTG ATCATCTACCAGCTGCGCAAGGTTCTGAAGGCTGGACTGGAACCAGTGCCTCAGGCTAATGGTTCTGTTCGCTTCTTCTGTGACCCCACATTCTGGGCTAAGAATGTGGTCAACCTAG GGAACCTGGTGATTGAGAAGATGCCCCAGGCTCAGCACCCTCCCAACATTATGGTGGGGCCCATCTCCCCGGGCCATGGCCACCCAGGCCACGGAAAACACCCAGGGCAGATCAACCTGGCTCAGCTCCGGCTGCAGCACATGCAGCAGCAAGCCTTCGCCCAGCAgaaacaacagcaacagcagcagcagcagcaccaacAACCACaccagcaacaacagcagcaccAACAGAGGATCCAGGAGCAGATGCGTATTGCTTCCCAAATGTCCCAGCAGCACCCTAGGCAGGGTGGACCTCCGATGGTACAGCAACAG CCCCCGCGCCTCATCAGCATGCAGGCCCAGCAGAGGGGCCCCATGAACGGCGGTCCCCTCATGTACCCCCCCCACCACATGCGCCTGGCCCCGGGACAGGGCCGCATGCCCAGCCCCAGCGCCCAGCCACGCATGCCCAATGGCCAGCAGTACCCCGCCATGATGCAGCCCCAGCTGCAGAGACAG CATTCTAACCCAGGTCATGCTGGACCCTTCCCAGTGGCCTCTCTCCACAACGTGAGCGCTGCCAACCCCACCAGTCCCACCAGTGCCAGCATGGCTAGTGCCCATGCCCACCGTGGCCCCGCCAGCCCCATAGTGGGTGCCATTGAGCTCATACCCTCTGTCACCAACCCAGAGAACCTGCCCTGCCTACCAGACATCCCTCCCATTCAG ctggaagatgCAGGCTCCAGCAGTCTGGACGCCCTCCTGAGTCGCTGGATCTCAGCCAGCACATACCCTCAGCTGGGCTTGTGGCCCCCCGTGGACATGAACCCCTCCCCGGGACTCTCCACACACTCACCTGGCTCCTCAG GCTTATCAAACTCCCACACGCCCGTGCGGCCATCCAGTACTTCCAGCACAGGAAGCAGGGGCAG ctGTGGCTCTGCGGGGAGGCCAGTGCCAGCGAGCGCCCCAATGGAACAGCAGGTCAAAGTCAAGCAGGAGCCCGGAATTGAGAAGGACTGTGGCTTCTCAGGAACCACCACCTCCAACGTCAAAACGGAACGagtgaaggatggagggaggagcgCGTGCATG ATGAGTAGTCCAGAGATCAGCCGGACTCCCCCTCTCCCCGTGCTGGGCTCTGTGGCTTCTGCCTCCTCTGTCCAGGATGCCCTCAAGAAGTTGGGGGAGCACATCAAaactgagccccaggaccaggaGGCCTGCAGCGGGGCCAACGGGCCAAGCAAAGCCACTAGCACGAGCCCATCCACTAAGGCCTCAGACGCCCCGCTGACCAACAGCAAGGGAGCCGGACCTGCTACCCTGCGAACTCCACGCACTGCAATGGGGACCAACCAGAGCGGGGCGGGAGGAAAGGATGATGACCCCAACGAGGACTGGTGCGCCGTGTGCAACAACGGGGGAGAGCTGCTTTGCTGTGACCGCTGCCCCAAAGTCTTCCACATCACCTGTCACATCCCCACCTTGAAGTGCTCCCCGAG TGGAGAGTGGATGTGCACGTTCTGCCGGAGCCTGGCCAGCCCGGAGATGGAGTACGAGCCTGACGACGAGCCTCGTGGCGAGAAAGACACCAGTGAGCAGGGCCTGAGTCCTGAGGACCAGAGG aggtGTGAGCGTCTCCTGCTGAACGTTTTCTGCCATGAGCTCAGCGAGGGGTTCCAGGagcctgtccctccctct ATCCCTAATTACTACAAAATCATCAAGAAGCCCATGGACTTGACCCTGGTGAAACAGAAGCTACAGTTGAAGCACGTCCAGCACTACCAGAGCCCCATAGAGTTTGTCTCGGACGTGCGCCTGGTCTTCAGCAACTGTGCCAAATACAACGAG ATGTCTCGAATAATCCAGGTATATGATgaggagaaacagagtaatgtgcaG GCGGACTCAGAGGTGGCGCAGGCAGGGAAAGCCGTGAGTTTGTACTTTGAAGAGAGGCTGCTGGAGCTATACCCAGACGAAAGTTTCCCTGAGGTACCAGAGGAGCCGGAGGCCccagttggagagggagaggaggcagatcTCACAGAAGACTCAGAGGATGAGTTTGTGCAGCCTAAACGCAAGCGGTTAAAAACAGATGAAAAGATGCTTCACATCAAGTGA
- the trim33 gene encoding E3 ubiquitin-protein ligase TRIM33 isoform X6 yields MNVMRCIVCCQDCKQSDIIDNYFVKDTTEASNTSDEKSAQMCTSCEDNADTIGFCAECGEWLCKTCIEAHQRVKITKDHKIRKKEDVSEESVSVSGQRPVFCPVHKQEPLKLFCETCDTLTCRDCQLLEHKEHRYQFLEEAFQNQKGFIETHMAKLQEKKTYVHYSHAHVTSRLKEVTETHRKVEHEIKIAVFTLINEINKKGKCLLQQLESVTKERSMKLFSQQTDIANLARQILHVLNFTHSAINSGSSTALLYSKRLIIYQLRKVLKAGLEPVPQANGSVRFFCDPTFWAKNVVNLVGNLVIEKMPQAQHPPNIMVGPISPGHGHPGHGKHPGQINLAQLRLQHMQQQAFAQQKQQQQQQQQHQQPHQQQQQHQQRIQEQMRIASQMSQQHPRQGGPPMVQQQPPRLISMQAQQRGPMNGGPLMYPPHHMRLAPGQGRMPSPSAQPRMPNGQQYPAMMQPQLQRQLTIDSEMSHHRFRLLHLTGHSNPGHAGPFPVASLHNVSAANPTSPTSASMASAHAHRGPASPIVGAIELIPSVTNPENLPCLPDIPPIQLEDAGSSSLDALLSRWISASTYPQLGLWPPVDMNPSPGLSTHSPGSSGLSNSHTPVRPSSTSSTGSRGSCGSAGRPVPASAPMEQQVKVKQEPGIEKDCGFSGTTTSNVKTERVKDGGRSACMMSSPEISRTPPLPVLGSVASASSVQDALKKLGEHIKTEPQDQEACSGANGPSKATSTSPSTKASDAPLTNSKGAGPATLRTPRTAMGTNQSGAGGKDDDPNEDWCAVCNNGGELLCCDRCPKVFHITCHIPTLKCSPSGEWMCTFCRSLASPEMEYEPDDEPRGEKDTSEQGLSPEDQRRCERLLLNVFCHELSEGFQEPVPPSIPNYYKIIKKPMDLTLVKQKLQLKHVQHYQSPIEFVSDVRLVFSNCAKYNEMSRIIQVYDEEKQSNVQADSEVAQAGKAVSLYFEERLLELYPDESFPEVPEEPEAPVGEGEEADLTEDSEDEFVQPKRKRLKTDEKMLHIK; encoded by the exons a TGAATGTGATGCGGTGCATAGTTTGTTGTCAAGACTGCAAacagagcgacatcattgacaaCTACTTTGTCAAGGACACTACCGAGGCCTCCAACACTTCAGATGAAAAATCTGCACAG ATGTGCACCAGTTGTGAGGACAACGCAGATACCATAGGCTTCTGTGCAGAATGTGGAGAGTGGTTGTGCAAGACCTGTATCGAGGCTCACCAGAGGGTCAAAATCACCAAGGACCACAAGATCCGCAAGAAAGAGGACGTCTCTGAGG agtCTGTAAGTGTGTCGGGTCAGAGacctgtgttctgtcctgtccaCAAACAGGAGCCCCTGAAACTCTTTTGTGAAACCTGTGACACACTCACCTGTCGGGACTGCCAACTTCTGGAGCACAAGGAGCACAG GTACCAATTTCTGGAGGAGGCCTTCCAGAACCAGAAAGGCTTCATTGAGACACACATGGCCAAATTGCAGGAGAAAAAGACCTATGTCCACTATTCTCACGCTCATGTGACAAGCAG GCTAAAGGAAGTTACTGAGACCCATAGGAAGGTGGAGCATGAGATCAAGATAGCTGTGTTTACTCTTATCAATGAAATCAACAAGAAGGGCAAGTGTTTACTGCAGCAACTTGAG AGTGTGACTAAGGAGAGGAGCATGAAGCTGTTTTCCCAGCAGACAGACATCGCCAACCTGGCCAGGCAGATCCTCCACGTGCTCAACTTTACCCACTCTGCCATTAACAGCGGCAGCAGCACCGCCCTGCTTTATAGCAAGAGGCTG ATCATCTACCAGCTGCGCAAGGTTCTGAAGGCTGGACTGGAACCAGTGCCTCAGGCTAATGGTTCTGTTCGCTTCTTCTGTGACCCCACATTCTGGGCTAAGAATGTGGTCAACCTAG tAGGGAACCTGGTGATTGAGAAGATGCCCCAGGCTCAGCACCCTCCCAACATTATGGTGGGGCCCATCTCCCCGGGCCATGGCCACCCAGGCCACGGAAAACACCCAGGGCAGATCAACCTGGCTCAGCTCCGGCTGCAGCACATGCAGCAGCAAGCCTTCGCCCAGCAgaaacaacagcaacagcagcagcagcagcaccaacAACCACaccagcaacaacagcagcaccAACAGAGGATCCAGGAGCAGATGCGTATTGCTTCCCAAATGTCCCAGCAGCACCCTAGGCAGGGTGGACCTCCGATGGTACAGCAACAG CCCCCGCGCCTCATCAGCATGCAGGCCCAGCAGAGGGGCCCCATGAACGGCGGTCCCCTCATGTACCCCCCCCACCACATGCGCCTGGCCCCGGGACAGGGCCGCATGCCCAGCCCCAGCGCCCAGCCACGCATGCCCAATGGCCAGCAGTACCCCGCCATGATGCAGCCCCAGCTGCAGAGACAG CTGACTATAGATTCTGAGATGAGCCACCACAGGTTTCGTTTGTTACATCTAACAGGG CATTCTAACCCAGGTCATGCTGGACCCTTCCCAGTGGCCTCTCTCCACAACGTGAGCGCTGCCAACCCCACCAGTCCCACCAGTGCCAGCATGGCTAGTGCCCATGCCCACCGTGGCCCCGCCAGCCCCATAGTGGGTGCCATTGAGCTCATACCCTCTGTCACCAACCCAGAGAACCTGCCCTGCCTACCAGACATCCCTCCCATTCAG ctggaagatgCAGGCTCCAGCAGTCTGGACGCCCTCCTGAGTCGCTGGATCTCAGCCAGCACATACCCTCAGCTGGGCTTGTGGCCCCCCGTGGACATGAACCCCTCCCCGGGACTCTCCACACACTCACCTGGCTCCTCAG GCTTATCAAACTCCCACACGCCCGTGCGGCCATCCAGTACTTCCAGCACAGGAAGCAGGGGCAG ctGTGGCTCTGCGGGGAGGCCAGTGCCAGCGAGCGCCCCAATGGAACAGCAGGTCAAAGTCAAGCAGGAGCCCGGAATTGAGAAGGACTGTGGCTTCTCAGGAACCACCACCTCCAACGTCAAAACGGAACGagtgaaggatggagggaggagcgCGTGCATG ATGAGTAGTCCAGAGATCAGCCGGACTCCCCCTCTCCCCGTGCTGGGCTCTGTGGCTTCTGCCTCCTCTGTCCAGGATGCCCTCAAGAAGTTGGGGGAGCACATCAAaactgagccccaggaccaggaGGCCTGCAGCGGGGCCAACGGGCCAAGCAAAGCCACTAGCACGAGCCCATCCACTAAGGCCTCAGACGCCCCGCTGACCAACAGCAAGGGAGCCGGACCTGCTACCCTGCGAACTCCACGCACTGCAATGGGGACCAACCAGAGCGGGGCGGGAGGAAAGGATGATGACCCCAACGAGGACTGGTGCGCCGTGTGCAACAACGGGGGAGAGCTGCTTTGCTGTGACCGCTGCCCCAAAGTCTTCCACATCACCTGTCACATCCCCACCTTGAAGTGCTCCCCGAG TGGAGAGTGGATGTGCACGTTCTGCCGGAGCCTGGCCAGCCCGGAGATGGAGTACGAGCCTGACGACGAGCCTCGTGGCGAGAAAGACACCAGTGAGCAGGGCCTGAGTCCTGAGGACCAGAGG aggtGTGAGCGTCTCCTGCTGAACGTTTTCTGCCATGAGCTCAGCGAGGGGTTCCAGGagcctgtccctccctct ATCCCTAATTACTACAAAATCATCAAGAAGCCCATGGACTTGACCCTGGTGAAACAGAAGCTACAGTTGAAGCACGTCCAGCACTACCAGAGCCCCATAGAGTTTGTCTCGGACGTGCGCCTGGTCTTCAGCAACTGTGCCAAATACAACGAG ATGTCTCGAATAATCCAGGTATATGATgaggagaaacagagtaatgtgcaG GCGGACTCAGAGGTGGCGCAGGCAGGGAAAGCCGTGAGTTTGTACTTTGAAGAGAGGCTGCTGGAGCTATACCCAGACGAAAGTTTCCCTGAGGTACCAGAGGAGCCGGAGGCCccagttggagagggagaggaggcagatcTCACAGAAGACTCAGAGGATGAGTTTGTGCAGCCTAAACGCAAGCGGTTAAAAACAGATGAAAAGATGCTTCACATCAAGTGA